A window from Pseudomonas alloputida encodes these proteins:
- the ribBA gene encoding bifunctional 3,4-dihydroxy-2-butanone-4-phosphate synthase/GTP cyclohydrolase II produces the protein MAFNTIEELLEDYRQGKMVLLVDDEDRENEGDLLIAAERCDAQAINFMAREARGLICLTLTDDHCQRLGLEQMVPANGSVFSTAFTVSIEAATGVTTGISAADRARTVAAAMAPNARPEDLVQPGHIFPLRAREGGVLTRAGHTEAGCDLARLAGFSPASVIVEVLNDDGTMARRPDLEVFAARHGIKIGTIADLIHYRLSTEQTVKRIGERELPTVHGTFRLVTYEDRIEGGVHMAMVMGDIRREQPTLVRVHVIDPLRDLVGAEYAGPANWTLWAALQKVAEEGTGVVVILANHESSQALLERVPQLTHPVRPYQRGQSKVYSEVGTGAQILQDLGVGKLRHLGPPLKYAGLAGYELEVVQSIPFDPGMDG, from the coding sequence ATGGCTTTCAACACCATCGAGGAACTTCTCGAGGACTACCGGCAAGGCAAGATGGTCCTGCTGGTGGATGACGAGGACCGGGAAAACGAGGGCGATCTGCTGATCGCCGCCGAGCGCTGCGACGCCCAGGCCATCAACTTCATGGCTCGCGAGGCGCGCGGGCTGATCTGCCTGACCTTGACCGACGATCACTGCCAGCGCCTGGGCCTGGAGCAGATGGTTCCGGCCAACGGTAGCGTGTTCAGCACCGCGTTCACCGTGTCGATCGAGGCGGCCACCGGGGTCACCACCGGCATTTCCGCCGCTGACCGGGCACGCACCGTGGCAGCGGCCATGGCCCCCAACGCCCGCCCCGAAGACCTGGTGCAACCTGGCCACATCTTCCCCCTGCGCGCCCGCGAAGGCGGCGTGCTGACCCGTGCCGGCCACACCGAAGCAGGCTGCGACCTGGCACGCCTGGCCGGCTTCAGCCCGGCCTCGGTCATCGTTGAAGTGCTGAACGACGACGGCACCATGGCTCGCCGCCCCGACCTGGAAGTGTTCGCCGCCCGGCATGGCATCAAGATTGGCACCATCGCCGACCTGATCCACTACCGCCTGAGCACCGAGCAGACCGTCAAGCGCATCGGCGAGCGCGAGCTGCCGACGGTGCATGGCACCTTCCGCCTGGTCACCTATGAAGACCGCATCGAAGGTGGCGTGCACATGGCCATGGTCATGGGCGACATTCGCCGCGAACAGCCGACCCTGGTGCGGGTGCATGTGATTGACCCGCTGCGCGACCTGGTGGGCGCCGAGTACGCCGGCCCCGCCAACTGGACGCTGTGGGCGGCGCTGCAGAAGGTGGCTGAGGAAGGTACTGGCGTGGTGGTGATCCTGGCCAACCACGAATCCTCCCAGGCCTTGCTTGAGCGTGTGCCACAACTGACCCACCCTGTGCGGCCCTATCAACGTGGCCAGTCCAAGGTGTATTCCGAAGTGGGTACCGGGGCGCAGATTCTGCAGGACCTTGGCGTGGGCAAGCTGCGTCACCTGGGGCCGCCGCTGAAATACGCGGGGCTGGCGGGCTATGAGCTGGAGGTGGTGCAGAGCATCCCGTTCGACCCGGGGATGGATGGCTGA
- a CDS encoding DUF1330 domain-containing protein yields the protein MKAYWIAHVDVTDPEQYQQYTQRAPAAFKAFGGRFLARGGRSEAMEGRATPQRSVVIEFDSYAQAVACYRSALYQEACSHRQGVAKAEVIIVEGFEP from the coding sequence ATGAAGGCCTACTGGATAGCCCATGTGGACGTGACCGACCCCGAGCAATACCAGCAGTACACCCAGCGCGCCCCAGCTGCCTTCAAGGCATTCGGCGGTCGCTTCCTGGCCCGTGGCGGGCGTAGTGAGGCGATGGAAGGGAGGGCTACGCCTCAGCGTAGTGTGGTGATCGAGTTCGATTCGTACGCGCAGGCCGTCGCCTGTTACCGCTCCGCGCTGTACCAAGAGGCATGCAGCCATCGCCAAGGGGTGGCGAAGGCTGAGGTGATCATTGTGGAAGGGTTTGAGCCCTGA
- a CDS encoding alpha/beta hydrolase — protein MNIVHKALTTSLLALSVSSAFAAGSPGVEQHTQAFLEALEKGGGKPLEQLTPNDARAVLTGAQASVKVDLSGVEVKERTIQANGQSIKLQVVRPTNVKGDLPVFMFFHGGGWVLGDFPTHQRLIRDLVVGSGAVAVYVDYTPSPEAHYPTAINQAYAATRWVAEHGKEIGVDGKRLAVAGNSVGGNMAAVVALKAKEAGTPALRFQLLLWPVTDASFETASYKQFAEGHFLTTGMMKWFWNNYTVDAKARAQIYASPLRASAEQLKGLPPALVQTAEFDVLRDEGEAYARKLNAAGVTVTSVRYNGMIHDYGLLNPLSQVPAVKAALRQAGNELKVHLQ, from the coding sequence ATGAACATTGTCCACAAAGCCCTCACCACCTCCCTCTTGGCCCTGTCCGTTTCCAGTGCCTTCGCCGCAGGCAGCCCTGGTGTCGAACAACACACCCAGGCCTTCCTCGAAGCCCTGGAGAAAGGGGGTGGCAAGCCGCTGGAACAGCTCACACCAAACGACGCCCGCGCGGTACTGACCGGTGCCCAGGCTTCGGTAAAGGTCGACCTATCGGGGGTCGAGGTGAAGGAACGCACGATTCAGGCCAATGGCCAGTCGATCAAGCTGCAAGTGGTGCGCCCGACTAATGTCAAAGGTGATCTGCCGGTGTTCATGTTCTTCCACGGCGGCGGTTGGGTGCTGGGCGACTTCCCGACCCACCAGCGACTGATCCGCGACCTGGTGGTCGGCTCGGGTGCGGTGGCGGTCTATGTGGACTACACCCCCTCACCGGAAGCGCACTACCCGACGGCGATCAACCAGGCCTACGCCGCGACGCGCTGGGTGGCCGAGCATGGCAAGGAGATCGGCGTGGATGGCAAGCGCCTGGCGGTAGCCGGCAACAGCGTTGGCGGCAACATGGCGGCGGTGGTTGCACTCAAGGCCAAAGAGGCCGGCACCCCTGCCCTGCGCTTCCAGTTGCTGCTGTGGCCGGTGACCGACGCCAGCTTCGAGACAGCGTCGTACAAGCAGTTTGCCGAAGGACACTTCCTGACCACCGGGATGATGAAGTGGTTCTGGAACAACTACACCGTTGATGCAAAGGCGCGGGCGCAGATCTACGCCTCGCCGCTGCGGGCGTCCGCCGAACAGCTGAAGGGCTTGCCACCGGCCCTGGTGCAAACGGCTGAGTTCGATGTGCTTCGGGATGAAGGTGAGGCGTATGCCCGCAAGTTGAATGCGGCGGGCGTGACAGTAACCTCGGTGCGCTACAACGGAATGATTCATGACTATGGGCTGCTCAACCCGTTGAGCCAAGTGCCGGCAGTAAAGGCGGCGCTGCGGCAGGCGGGCAACGAACTTAAAGTGCATCTGCAGTGA
- a CDS encoding LysR family transcriptional regulator, translating into MNPYEDMRIFAQVMEAGSFTAAADRLGMSKQSVSRRLMQLEERLGVRLLNRSTRRLDATPLGQHYYQSALRLLGEVQQVEHDISGQAQVLRGTLRLSAPLSFAMAHLGCLLTEFLQLHPQVDVEVDLSDRAVDLIGEGYDLALRIGALEDSSLIARRIASVERVYCASPAYLQARGVPGKPDELAAHDCLPYGHSRQVQWQFHKGGKTQAIQVTGRMRANNGELLRGAAIAGMGVTYLPTFIVGQALAEGQLVTVLDEWRPPALQLSAVYPQHRQVARPVQGFVSFLRARLAQL; encoded by the coding sequence ATGAACCCTTACGAAGACATGCGGATCTTTGCCCAGGTGATGGAGGCAGGTAGTTTCACCGCTGCCGCCGACCGTCTGGGCATGTCCAAGCAATCGGTCAGTCGGCGCCTGATGCAGCTTGAGGAGCGCCTGGGCGTGCGCCTGCTCAACCGCTCCACCCGGCGCCTCGATGCCACGCCACTGGGGCAGCACTACTACCAGTCGGCCCTGCGCCTGCTGGGTGAAGTGCAGCAGGTCGAACACGACATCAGCGGCCAGGCCCAGGTCCTGCGCGGCACCTTGCGCCTGAGCGCGCCGCTGTCGTTTGCCATGGCGCACCTGGGCTGCCTGCTGACCGAGTTTCTGCAGTTGCACCCCCAGGTTGATGTGGAGGTAGACCTGAGCGACCGCGCTGTGGACCTGATTGGTGAAGGCTATGACCTGGCGCTGCGGATTGGTGCACTGGAGGACTCCAGCCTGATCGCCCGGCGTATCGCCAGTGTCGAGCGGGTCTACTGTGCGAGCCCGGCGTATTTGCAAGCACGGGGAGTGCCGGGAAAACCGGATGAGCTCGCCGCGCATGATTGCCTGCCTTATGGGCATTCGCGGCAGGTGCAGTGGCAATTCCACAAAGGTGGCAAAACCCAGGCAATTCAGGTGACCGGGCGCATGCGGGCGAACAATGGCGAGTTGCTGCGGGGGGCTGCGATTGCCGGGATGGGGGTCACTTACCTGCCGACCTTTATCGTTGGGCAGGCGTTGGCGGAGGGGCAACTGGTGACGGTTCTGGATGAGTGGCGCCCGCCCGCGCTGCAGCTGTCGGCGGTGTATCCGCAGCACCGGCAGGTGGCGCGGCCGGTGCAGGGTTTTGTCAGCTTCCTGCGCGCGCGGCTGGCGCAGCTCTGA